One part of the Musa acuminata AAA Group cultivar baxijiao chromosome BXJ1-5, Cavendish_Baxijiao_AAA, whole genome shotgun sequence genome encodes these proteins:
- the LOC135672991 gene encoding auxin response factor 18-like, producing MKQINKCLDSQLWHACAGGMVQMPAVNSKVYYFPQGHAEHAQGSVDFGTSQRIPPLILATVTAVKFLAEPETDEVFAKIRMVPLTVDELECGQDDALGLVIDGSNTQEKLASFAKTLTQSDANNGGGFSVPRYCAETIFPRLDYTVDPPVQTVLVKDVHGEIWKFRHIYRGTPRRHLLTTGWSTFVNQKKLVAGDSIVFLRTENGDLCMGIRRAKRGGIGGGPEVPSGWILPNGNCMTSYGNFSVFSRGEECRLMRENGNGGSLRTSRGMRIRGRVKADSVIEAATLAARGQPFEVVYYPRVTTPEFCVKAASVKAAMRIQWCSGMRFKMAFETEDSSRISWFMGTTSSVQIADPVQWPNSPWRLLQVTWDEPDFLQNVKCVNPWLVELVSNMPTIHLAPFSPPKKKICISQYPDFCLEGQPPLPMFLRDPLGYGTSPLCCFPDSAPAGIQGARHAHFGVSLSDIHLNKLQLGLFHAGVHRLDQTTPPSRITTGLLIDNPAIRNNISCLLTIGNASHSTEKLCNDKPPQLVLFGKTILTEDQISLSNSGDMVFPGATGNSSADGNLEKTTNMSDVSGSAMNQNIVVDSSSCELFKWDRHRYRNISELGLETGHCKIFMESVDIGRTLDLSMFESYEELYTKLADMFGIGKSEIRSHMIYNDAAGAVKHTGDEPYSEFMKTARRLTISTDSGSDDIGSSVLPGSLSANLECCS from the exons ATGAAGCAAATCAACAAGTGCCTCGACTCCCAGTTATGGCATGCCTGTGCCGGTGGAATGGTTCAGATGCCGGCAGTGAACTCCAAGGTCTACTACTTCCCCCAGGGTCACGCAGAGCATGCACAAGGCAGCGTGGACTTTGGAACCTCCCAGCGCATCCCACCTCTCATCCTTGCCACTGTGACTGCCGTGAAATTTTTGGCTGAACCAGAGACTGATGAAGTCTTCGCTAAGATCCGCATGGTTCCACTAACGGTCGATGAGCTGGAGTGTGGCCAAGATGACGCACTGGGACTTGTTATAGATGGAAGCAACACACAAGAAAAGCTGGCATCTTTTGCAAAGACACTGACTCAATCGGATGCAAACAATGGTGGGGGCTTCTCTGTCCCACGATACTGCGCTGAGACCATCTTCCCAAGGTTGGACTACACTGTGGATCCACCGGTGCAGACTGTGCTTGTGAAGGATGTGCATGGTGAGATTTGGAAGTTTAGGCACATCTATAGGGGAACCCCTCGCCGACATCTGCTCACAACTGGGTGGAGCACTTTTGTTAACCAGAAGAAGCTTGTGGCAGGGGATTCGATTGTGTTCTTGAGAACCGAGAATGGGGATCTTTGCATGGGGATCCGACGGGCTAAAAGAGGTGGGATTGGTGGCGGGCCAGAGGTTCCTTCAGGATGGATCCTTCCCAATGGGAATTGTATGACGAGCTATGGGAACTTCTCTGTCTTCTCAAGGGGGGAAGAGTGTAGGTTAATGAGGGAAAACGGAAATGGTGGTAGTTTAAGAACTAGTCGGGGCATGAGGATAAGAGGTAGGGTGAAGGCAGACTCTGTCATTGAGGCAGCAACACTTGCAGCTAGAGGACAACCTTTTGAGGTGGTGTACTACCCTAGGGTGACTACGCCGGAGTTCTGTGTGAAGGCTGCATCAGTAAAAGCTGCAATGAGGATCCAATGGTGTTCCGGAATGAGGTTTAAGATGGCTTTCGAAACTGAGGATTCCTCAAGGATTAGTTGGTTTATGGGAACTACATCTTCTGTTCAGATTGCAGATCCCGTGCAGTGGCCTAATTCGCCTTGGAGACTTCTTCAG GTTACATGGGATGAACCAGATTTTTTACAAAATGTGAAGTGTGTGAACCCATGGTTGGTTGAACTGGTCTCAAACATGCCAACTATCCATTTAGCACCCTTCTCTCCACCGAAGAAGAAGATTTGTATTTCCCAATACCCTGATTTTTGCCTCGAAGGTCAACCTCCATTGCCTATGTTCCTCAGGGACCCCCTTGGTTATGGCACTAGTCCTTTGTGCTGTTTCCCAGACAGTGCTCCTGCAGGCATACAGGGAGCCAGGCATGCTCATTTTGGTGTATCTTTATCAGATATCCACCTTAACAAACTGCAATTAGGTCTGTTCCATGCTGGCGTTCACCGCCTTGATCAGACCACTCCACCTTCAAGAATAACGACTGGCCTCCTCATTGATAACCCTGCCATTCGTAATAACATCTCTTGTTTGTTAACAATTGGCAATGCTTCTCATAGCACAGAAAAGCTCTGCAATGATAAACCGCCACAATTAGTGCTCTTTGGGAAAACAATACTGACTGAGGATCAGATATCTCTGAGCAACTCTGGGGATATGGTTTTCCCTGGTGCTACTGGAAACAGTTCTGCTGATGGGAATCTTGAGAAGACAACAAATATGTCAGATGTTTCTGGCTCTGCAATGAATCAGAATATAGTTGTGGACAGTTCATCTTGTGAATTATTCAAATGGGACAGGCACAGGTACCGCAATATATCAGAGCTTGGACTGGAGACTGGCCATTGCAAGATTTTTATGGAATCAGTTGATATTGGTCGCACCCTTGATCTCTCCATGTTTGAATCTTATGAAGAACTATACACAAAGCTAGCTGACATGTTTGGGATTGGAAAATCAGAGATTAGAAGCCAcatgatttacaatgatgcagCAGGTGCAGTTAAACACACTGGAGATGAACCTTACAG TGAGTTCATGAAAACGGCACGGAGGCTGACAATATCAACTGATTCAGGGAGTGACGACATAGGAAG TTCTGTACTACCTGGATCACTCAGTGCAAACTTAGAGTGCTGCAGCTGA
- the LOC135672992 gene encoding serine/threonine-protein kinase WAG2-like: MDQEERLSFFPPDSYSDLDSSFTSSTTSASTFSARSSLSLPSSASFALKPLPHNCSDPHWSALRATANLSPDGLLHLHHLRLIRPLGSGHLARVFHCRLHGFDDGHSPAEFALKVIDLDALSRTSSDYKKPDDSECDEETGEGGGRGKMWHVRAEARVLAEMDHPFLPTLYARLDAGHYACFLIDYCPGGDLHSLLRHRRGHRLPPAAARFYAAEVLVALEYLHALGFVYRDLKPENVLLRSDGHVMLSDFDLSFRSHVSPTLLHRRRRLPRRRSGLLCCLVGCSASGEDEELECVAEPSSAFSRASVGTHEYLAPEVVNGSGHGNAVDWWAFGVFLYELLYGRTPFKGATKEATLRNILTREVKLPDTNGGDVVEGGDMAKARDLIAQLLVRDPAKRMGSVLGAAEIKRHPFFASVRWPLIRCARPPIPCGPATGPLVPATNEGSGRWWTAGRKNATLDSNHNSSNDHRKTTKKKKKKKGIKLGFGAKAAAPNNVIV, encoded by the coding sequence ATGGATCAAGAGGAGAGGCTAAGCTTCTTCCCCCCGGACTCCTACTCCGACCTTGACAGCAGCTTCACCAGCTCAACGACGTCCGCCTCCACCTTCAGTGCTCGCAGCAGTCTCAGCTTGCCCTCCTCCGCCTCGTTCGCTCTGAAGCCCCTCCCCCATAACTGCTCCGATCCCCACTGGTCCGCCCTCCGCGCCACAGCCAACCTCTCCCCCGATGGCCTCCTGCACCTTCACCATCTCCGCCTCATCCGCCCTCTTGGCTCTGGTCACCTCGCCCGTGTCTTCCACTGCCGTCTCCACGGCTTCGACGACGGCCATTCTCCTGCTGAATTCGCCCTGAAGGTCATCGACCTCGATGCGCTCTCCCGAACCTCGTCCGACTATAAGAAACCGGATGATTCCGAGTGTGATGAGGAAACCGGCGAGGGTGGCGGACGGGGGAAGATGTGGCACGTGCGGGCGGAGGCGCGGGTGCTGGCGGAGATGGACCACCCGTTCCTCCCGACTCTGTACGCGCGGCTTGACGCCGGACACTACGCGTGCTTCCTCATCGACTACTGCCCCGGCGGCGACCTTCACTCCCTCCTCCGCCATCGCCGAGGCCATCGCCTCCCGCCGGCAGCAGCCCGGTTCTATGCAGCCGAGGTCCTGGTCGCCCTCGAGTACCTCCATGCCCTCGGCTTCGTCTACCGCGACCTCAAGCCCGAGAACGTCCTCCTCCGCTCCGACGGCCACGTCATGCTCTCCGACTTCGACCTCTCCTTCCGCTCCCACGTCTCGCCAACACTACTCCACCGTCGTCGCCGTCTTCCTCGCCGAAGGAGTGGCCTCCTCTGCTGCCTCGTAGGCTGCAGCGCCTCAGGCGAGGACGAGGAGCTCGAGTGCGTGGCGGAGCCGTCGTCGGCCTTCTCGAGGGCATCCGTCGGGACCCACGAGTACCTTGCTCCGGAGGTGGTCAATGGCAGTGGCCACGGCAACGCCGTCGACTGGTGGGCGTTCGGGGTATTCCTTTACGAGCTCTTATACGGGCGAACCCCCTTCAAGGGCGCAACCAAGGAGGCGACGCTGCGGAACATCCTGACGCGGGAGGTGAAACTCCCAGACACCAACGGCGGCGACGTGGTCGAAGGGGGCGACATGGCGAAGGCGAGGGACCTGATCGCGCAGCTCCTGGTGCGGGACCCGGCGAAACGGATGGGGTCCGTGCTGGGGGCGGCCGAGATCAAGCGGCACCCCTTCTTTGCAAGCGTGCGGTGGCCGCTCATTCGGTGCGCCCGACCACCGATACCGTGTGGCCCAGCCACCGGGCCCCTGGTGCCGGCGACCAATGAGGGTAGCGGGCGGTGGTGGACTGCTGGGAGAAAGAACGCCACCCTCGATAGCAACCATAACAGCAGTAACGATCATAGgaagacgacgaagaagaagaagaagaagaagggaatcaAACTGGGATTCGGGGCTAAAGCAGCAGCACCTAACAATGTAATAGTGTAA